The window TCGAACTTTGACAAGTGTGAGTGCGGACGCGCGAAACAGCCTTGGCTCGGCTGGAGCACTTCCTGAAGTTCGTAACCGCGTACAGTCTTCACGCCGCATATCATTGGCTTCAAGATTTGCCGGAGCAGATCGAATGCAAGGTAATGAGCGGCGCTACAGTACGAACTGCGGGCGCATGTACCGCATGTGCTGAAAGGTGGCATGCGGTTCGCTCGTCTTGATGCGGGCAGGTGAGCGGCCGCCGAACGGTGTGCGGTCAAGGCGACTGATCACGGCAATTTTCCTGGTGTACCAGGGAGCAATCTTCAGGTGCGCTTTCCCGATAATACGGATAGAGTGTGAAATCAATTTGGCGCTATGCAATTCACCTTACTCGCATGAGGTTTCTGTGAGCGCTCTACGCAATATTTTTAAGCTCGTTTGGGCCACCGCCATGCTCGCTTCAGCGAGCGCTGCCCTCGCTGTATTCATTAATTCGGTTGCTAGCCCTCAGGGTCGGCTTGGCCTTCGTGCGTGCCTAGAATACGTGGTCGGCCAAAGAACAGCGTGCTCGATAGAACCTTTTTATCCCTGGGTCGGTATTTTAGTTCTGTTGTCGTCAGCGACTCTTTGGCTAGCGTTGACGATGTACTCAGGCTTTCAATTCAGTGAACGTAAGTTCGGACCGGCCCTAGTAGCTGGCGTAGCAGCAACGGCCATTTTCTTGGTTGCAATATTTCCCCTTGAACAGCAAAAGGACTCCACTGGGACGACTTCGTCCGAAGACACGCCACTCATATTCCATACTCCGAAAGAAATGGAGGAGGGCGAAACGGCTACCGTCTTTGCGGTATTACAGTCACCTCCCCAATTCCTTCCCCGCAAGCGTAATCAGGCTCAAACCCTGAATTTGAAGGCATATCCACGTATGTACGCAACCTTGAGCGGTATCGGATTTGCAATCGACCCCCCTGGAGCCCAACTGTACGCATACGACGAAGACCGCCTGATTGACGCATGCGCGCGGGCACGGCGAGCTCTATGATGGCGTTGCGTGAAGATCAGGCGGCCTGCTGATCGGCGGGCTTGTCGCCTTGGCGCAGGAGCTTCCATCCCCAGGGCAGCAGTTCGTGCAGACGCGATGCGGGAAGATCGGCGATACGGGCGAGGACGTCGGCGAGCCAGGCCTTGGGATCGACGTCGTTGAGGCGACAGGTCGTGATCATCGTCAGCATGATGGCGGCACGGTCGGCGCCACGCTGGCTGCCAGCGAAGGTCCAGTTGCGCCTTCCCAAGGCGATGCCTCTCAATGCGCGCTCAGCGCAATTGTTGGTCAAGCAGATCCTGCCATCGTCGAGGAAGCGGGCGAAGTCGTCCCAGCGCCTGAGCATGTAGTTCATAGGCTTCAGGACCTCGGAGGAGCGCGAGAGGTTTTCGCGCTCACGCAGCAACCAGGCGTGCATGTCCTCGAGAAGCGGCTTGCTCTTTTCCTGGCGCACGGCGCGCCGCTCGTCGGCGCCGCGGCCGTTGATGGCACGCTCGATCTCGAACAACGCATCGAGGCGTCTGACCGCCTCCAGCGCGATCGGAGAGACCGGTTTGCCCTTCTTACCTTCCCGAGCATTTTTCTCGATGTCAGCCAACTCGAAGAAGCCCCGCCGCGCATGGGCCAGGCAAAACGCCGGTGTGATCGGCATCGCTTTCTTTTGCGGGTCGAACAGCGGCTCGAAGCCGTTGTAGCAATCGGCTTGCAGGATACCGGCGAAGGCGGCCAGATGCTTCTGGGGGTGCTCGCCTCGTCGGTCGCTCGAGGCGTAATAGACCGCCGCCGGCGGCGCAGGCCCGGCGAAGGGCCGGTCATCCCGCACATAAGTCCAGATCCGCCCGGTCGTGCACTTGCCCTTCGCCAGGATACGGATGGTGGTGTCGTCGCCATGCAGGCGCTCGGCCGCGAGTACATGGCGTTCGATCAAGTGGAAGAGCGGCATGACGGCAAAGGTCCCGTGGCCGACCTGGTCGGCCAGGGTCGACAACGGCAGGTCGATCCCCTCGGCCTTAAAGCGCGCGCTCTGGCGGTTGAGCGGGATATGCATGCCGAACTTGTCGAACAGGATCGTCGCCAGCAATTGTGGGCCGATGAAGCCGCGCGGCGTGGCATGGAACGGCGCGGGCGGCTGGCTGATCTTCTCGCAATCGCGGCAGGTGAACTTCTCGCGTACCGTCTCGATGACCTTGAAGCAGCGCGGGATCTCCTCCAGCGTCTTGGTCACATCCTCACCGATCTTCGCCAGCCGCGATCCACCGCAGCAGGCGCAGCTCGTTGGAGCCTCAATGACGACGCGCTCGCGTTCGATGTCATCCGGCCATGGCTTGCGCACCGGCCGCTTGCGCGTGAAGGCGCGTACGCTCTGCGCCCTTGCCGCCGCGGCCTGCGCGGCGAGCTCATCCTCGCTCGCCGTGGTGACGAGTTCTTCAAGTTCCAATTCCAACTGCTCGATCAGCCGCGCCGTGCGCTCGGAACGCGGCCCGTACAGTTCGCGTTTGAGCTTCTCGATCCGCAGCTCGAGATGCGCGATCAGCGCCTCATTGTCCGACAGCTTCGCCCGCGCGTTCGCCGCTTCGGCTTGCCAATTGATGGCTTCGGCCTGTATCCGGCTGACCTTCGCCGCGGCCGCATCGCGTTCGACCTCGACCCTCAGCCGCGCTTCGCGTTCAGCCCGCAACGCCTCACGTTCGATCAACAGCGCCGCCTGGGCGCTGGCGAGATCCGAAGGAAGGTCATCCGGCTTCAAACTCATGAAGCCAGTGAATCAGATTTCCCGGTAGGTTCAATCGCAGAATGCTATCCAACTCGCGTTGGACGCAAAGTTTCTTGAGGATTCCGCCAGTCGATCCCAGATAGCAGGTAAGAAAGCTGCGCCGGAGAGATCGTCACGGCTTCACCGGCAGCCGAAGGCCAGATGAATCTTCCTCTTTCGAGTCTTTTTGTAAACAGGCACGCCCCCTGAGAATCGTGCCAGATGATTTTTATCAGATCTGAACGGCGCCCCCTGAAGCAAAACAAATGACCCCCCAGTGGGTCATGCTTCAAGACCTCCTGCACCTGCAAAGCCAGGCTCGGAAAGCCGCGCCGCATATCGGTATGGCCCGTCGCCAGCCATAACCTAACCGCTCAAGGTTACTTTGCACAACCGATTGCATAAGTCTAGGA of the Bradyrhizobium sp. 186 genome contains:
- a CDS encoding IS66 family transposase; translated protein: MSLKPDDLPSDLASAQAALLIEREALRAEREARLRVEVERDAAAAKVSRIQAEAINWQAEAANARAKLSDNEALIAHLELRIEKLKRELYGPRSERTARLIEQLELELEELVTTASEDELAAQAAAARAQSVRAFTRKRPVRKPWPDDIERERVVIEAPTSCACCGGSRLAKIGEDVTKTLEEIPRCFKVIETVREKFTCRDCEKISQPPAPFHATPRGFIGPQLLATILFDKFGMHIPLNRQSARFKAEGIDLPLSTLADQVGHGTFAVMPLFHLIERHVLAAERLHGDDTTIRILAKGKCTTGRIWTYVRDDRPFAGPAPPAAVYYASSDRRGEHPQKHLAAFAGILQADCYNGFEPLFDPQKKAMPITPAFCLAHARRGFFELADIEKNAREGKKGKPVSPIALEAVRRLDALFEIERAINGRGADERRAVRQEKSKPLLEDMHAWLLRERENLSRSSEVLKPMNYMLRRWDDFARFLDDGRICLTNNCAERALRGIALGRRNWTFAGSQRGADRAAIMLTMITTCRLNDVDPKAWLADVLARIADLPASRLHELLPWGWKLLRQGDKPADQQAA
- the tnpB gene encoding IS66 family insertion sequence element accessory protein TnpB (TnpB, as the term is used for proteins encoded by IS66 family insertion elements, is considered an accessory protein, since TnpC, encoded by a neighboring gene, is a DDE family transposase.) translates to MRRGFPSLALQVQEVLKHDPLGGHLFCFRGRRSDLIKIIWHDSQGACLFTKRLERGRFIWPSAAGEAVTISPAQLSYLLSGIDWRNPQETLRPTRVG